The following coding sequences lie in one Miscanthus floridulus cultivar M001 chromosome 9, ASM1932011v1, whole genome shotgun sequence genomic window:
- the LOC136482056 gene encoding uncharacterized protein isoform X2 has protein sequence MEATAAAPAPAAERDPKHHHGCLAVRTSLPRCALGAGSSLPGSSDEVSCGSPRWIGRGLSCVCIKRKGTYERICMNLTPVQEERLQRLKHRMKVYFDPSRRDHQEALKALWHATYPDQELQGLISEQWKDMGWQGRDPSTDFRGAGFISLENLLFFAKTFSASFQRLLKKQCGNRATWEYPFAVAGVNITFMIMQMLDLQSTKPRTFVRAIFIQMLSEDEWAFDLLYCVAFVVMDKQWLDKNASYMDFNEVLKSTRAQLERELMLDDVIHIDDMPSYSLLC, from the exons ATGGAGGCTACGGCAGCGGCTCCAGCGCCAGCGGCGGAGAGGGACCCGAAGCACCACCACGGATGTCTGGCCGTCAGGACGTCGCTGCCGCGGTGCGCCCTCGGCGCCGGCTCCTCTCTGCCTGGATCTTCCG ATGAAGTGTCATGTGGATCACCGAGATGGATAGGGAGAGGCCTCTCATGTGTGTGCATCAAGCGAAAAGGCACATATGAAAGAATATGCATGAACCTCACACCAGTGCAG gaagaaagGCTTCAGAGATTGAAGCATCGCATGAAGGTTTACTTTGATCCATCTAGACGAGATCACCAG GAAGCCCTGAAAGCTCTTTGGCATGCAACATACCCTGATCAAGAACTTCAAGGTTTGATATCTGAACAGTGGAAGGACATGGGTTGGCAAGGAAGAGACCCATCAACTGACTTTAG AGGTGCAGGATTCATATCTCTGGAGAATCTTTTGTTCTTTGCCAAGACATTCTCC GCCTCATTTCAGAGACTTCTAAAGAAACAGTGTGGTAACAGAGCCACATGGGAGTACCCATTTGCAGTTGCTGGTGTAAATATTACATTCATGATCATGCAGATGCTTGATCTCCAGTCAA CTAAGCCAAGAACATTTGTGCGAGCCATTTTTATCCAAATGCTCTCAG AGGATGAGTGGGCATTTGATCTGCTCTACTGCGTCGCATTTGTTGTGATGGACAAGCAGTGGTTGGACAAGAATGCGTCTTACATGGACTTCAAT GAGGTGCTGAAGTCGACAAGAGCCCAGCTGGAGAGGGAGCTTATGCTGGATGATGTCATCCACATCGACGACATGCCATCATATAGCCTGCTTTGCTAG
- the LOC136482056 gene encoding uncharacterized protein isoform X3, producing MLGQLALWAKIANEVSCGSPRWIGRGLSCVCIKRKGTYERICMNLTPVQEERLQRLKHRMKVYFDPSRRDHQEALKALWHATYPDQELQGLISEQWKDMGWQGRDPSTDFRGAGFISLENLLFFAKTFSASFQRLLKKQCGNRATWEYPFAVAGVNITFMIMQMLDLQSTKPRTFVRAIFIQMLSEDEWAFDLLYCVAFVVMDKQWLDKNASYMDFNVRSAYAHFILCFNSKCKSSTDLMFVMPLPGGAEVDKSPAGEGAYAG from the exons ATGCTGGGGCAGCTAGCACTGTGGGCCAAAATTGCCA ATGAAGTGTCATGTGGATCACCGAGATGGATAGGGAGAGGCCTCTCATGTGTGTGCATCAAGCGAAAAGGCACATATGAAAGAATATGCATGAACCTCACACCAGTGCAG gaagaaagGCTTCAGAGATTGAAGCATCGCATGAAGGTTTACTTTGATCCATCTAGACGAGATCACCAG GAAGCCCTGAAAGCTCTTTGGCATGCAACATACCCTGATCAAGAACTTCAAGGTTTGATATCTGAACAGTGGAAGGACATGGGTTGGCAAGGAAGAGACCCATCAACTGACTTTAG AGGTGCAGGATTCATATCTCTGGAGAATCTTTTGTTCTTTGCCAAGACATTCTCC GCCTCATTTCAGAGACTTCTAAAGAAACAGTGTGGTAACAGAGCCACATGGGAGTACCCATTTGCAGTTGCTGGTGTAAATATTACATTCATGATCATGCAGATGCTTGATCTCCAGTCAA CTAAGCCAAGAACATTTGTGCGAGCCATTTTTATCCAAATGCTCTCAG AGGATGAGTGGGCATTTGATCTGCTCTACTGCGTCGCATTTGTTGTGATGGACAAGCAGTGGTTGGACAAGAATGCGTCTTACATGGACTTCAATGTACGTTCTGCGTATGCACATTTCATCCTATGTTTCAACTCAAAGTGCAAATCTTCTACTGATCTCATGTTTGTGATGCCACTACCAGGAGGTGCTGAAGTCGACAAGAGCCCAGCTGGAGAGGGAGCTTATGCTGGATGA
- the LOC136482056 gene encoding uncharacterized protein isoform X1, whose product MEATAAAPAPAAERDPKHHHGCLAVRTSLPRCALGAGSSLPGSSDEVSCGSPRWIGRGLSCVCIKRKGTYERICMNLTPVQEERLQRLKHRMKVYFDPSRRDHQEALKALWHATYPDQELQGLISEQWKDMGWQGRDPSTDFRGAGFISLENLLFFAKTFSASFQRLLKKQCGNRATWEYPFAVAGVNITFMIMQMLDLQSTKPRTFVRAIFIQMLSEDEWAFDLLYCVAFVVMDKQWLDKNASYMDFNVRSAYAHFILCFNSKCKSSTDLMFVMPLPGGAEVDKSPAGEGAYAG is encoded by the exons ATGGAGGCTACGGCAGCGGCTCCAGCGCCAGCGGCGGAGAGGGACCCGAAGCACCACCACGGATGTCTGGCCGTCAGGACGTCGCTGCCGCGGTGCGCCCTCGGCGCCGGCTCCTCTCTGCCTGGATCTTCCG ATGAAGTGTCATGTGGATCACCGAGATGGATAGGGAGAGGCCTCTCATGTGTGTGCATCAAGCGAAAAGGCACATATGAAAGAATATGCATGAACCTCACACCAGTGCAG gaagaaagGCTTCAGAGATTGAAGCATCGCATGAAGGTTTACTTTGATCCATCTAGACGAGATCACCAG GAAGCCCTGAAAGCTCTTTGGCATGCAACATACCCTGATCAAGAACTTCAAGGTTTGATATCTGAACAGTGGAAGGACATGGGTTGGCAAGGAAGAGACCCATCAACTGACTTTAG AGGTGCAGGATTCATATCTCTGGAGAATCTTTTGTTCTTTGCCAAGACATTCTCC GCCTCATTTCAGAGACTTCTAAAGAAACAGTGTGGTAACAGAGCCACATGGGAGTACCCATTTGCAGTTGCTGGTGTAAATATTACATTCATGATCATGCAGATGCTTGATCTCCAGTCAA CTAAGCCAAGAACATTTGTGCGAGCCATTTTTATCCAAATGCTCTCAG AGGATGAGTGGGCATTTGATCTGCTCTACTGCGTCGCATTTGTTGTGATGGACAAGCAGTGGTTGGACAAGAATGCGTCTTACATGGACTTCAATGTACGTTCTGCGTATGCACATTTCATCCTATGTTTCAACTCAAAGTGCAAATCTTCTACTGATCTCATGTTTGTGATGCCACTACCAGGAGGTGCTGAAGTCGACAAGAGCCCAGCTGGAGAGGGAGCTTATGCTGGATGA
- the LOC136482056 gene encoding uncharacterized protein isoform X4: protein MLGQLALWAKIANEVSCGSPRWIGRGLSCVCIKRKGTYERICMNLTPVQEERLQRLKHRMKVYFDPSRRDHQEALKALWHATYPDQELQGLISEQWKDMGWQGRDPSTDFRGAGFISLENLLFFAKTFSASFQRLLKKQCGNRATWEYPFAVAGVNITFMIMQMLDLQSTKPRTFVRAIFIQMLSEDEWAFDLLYCVAFVVMDKQWLDKNASYMDFNEVLKSTRAQLERELMLDDVIHIDDMPSYSLLC from the exons ATGCTGGGGCAGCTAGCACTGTGGGCCAAAATTGCCA ATGAAGTGTCATGTGGATCACCGAGATGGATAGGGAGAGGCCTCTCATGTGTGTGCATCAAGCGAAAAGGCACATATGAAAGAATATGCATGAACCTCACACCAGTGCAG gaagaaagGCTTCAGAGATTGAAGCATCGCATGAAGGTTTACTTTGATCCATCTAGACGAGATCACCAG GAAGCCCTGAAAGCTCTTTGGCATGCAACATACCCTGATCAAGAACTTCAAGGTTTGATATCTGAACAGTGGAAGGACATGGGTTGGCAAGGAAGAGACCCATCAACTGACTTTAG AGGTGCAGGATTCATATCTCTGGAGAATCTTTTGTTCTTTGCCAAGACATTCTCC GCCTCATTTCAGAGACTTCTAAAGAAACAGTGTGGTAACAGAGCCACATGGGAGTACCCATTTGCAGTTGCTGGTGTAAATATTACATTCATGATCATGCAGATGCTTGATCTCCAGTCAA CTAAGCCAAGAACATTTGTGCGAGCCATTTTTATCCAAATGCTCTCAG AGGATGAGTGGGCATTTGATCTGCTCTACTGCGTCGCATTTGTTGTGATGGACAAGCAGTGGTTGGACAAGAATGCGTCTTACATGGACTTCAAT GAGGTGCTGAAGTCGACAAGAGCCCAGCTGGAGAGGGAGCTTATGCTGGATGATGTCATCCACATCGACGACATGCCATCATATAGCCTGCTTTGCTAG